The Dioscorea cayenensis subsp. rotundata cultivar TDr96_F1 chromosome 19, TDr96_F1_v2_PseudoChromosome.rev07_lg8_w22 25.fasta, whole genome shotgun sequence genome includes a window with the following:
- the LOC120283906 gene encoding probable serine/threonine-protein kinase PBL3 isoform X2, with product MGNCVHTSSRVESSHIPHNSSGKTNISSVSSILTAHYSSKSTCDKLPSPRTEGGILSSSKLKIFTFNELKNATRNFRPDSFIGEGGFGRVFKGWIDEQTFAPSKPGFGLVVAVKRLKTEGSQGHKEWLAEVEHLGKLHHPNLVKLIGHCQEGDHRLLVYEFMPKGSLENHLFSRGAQPLSWAIRIKVAIGAARGLSYLHNAEPQVIYRDVKASNILLDSDFNGKLSDFGLAKAGPTGDRTHISTQVMGTQGYAAPEYMATGRLSAKADVYSFGVVLLELLSGRSALDKNKISTEQNLVEWSKTYLCDKHKLFRIMDTKLEGQYPKKSAFAVASLALQCISGEAKLRPRMSEVLATLEQLQDPKGLAKLQFHATRDAVNTYYDKATKRHYSAMKSPMRRQPAPHYSTPSVSPLPPNRYSPRYSPHLH from the exons ATGGGAAACTGTGTGCACACTTCGTCAAGGGTTGAGAGCTCTCATATCCCTCACAATTCTTCTG GCAAAACAAATATTAGTTCAGTGTCTTCGATTTTGACGGCTCATTATAGTTCCAAAAGTACTTGTGACAAACTTCCTAGTCCACGAACTGAAGGCGGGATATTGTCATCGTCAAAATTGAAGATCTTCACATTCAATGAACTGAAGAATGCCACAAGAAATTTTCGCCCAGATAGTTTTATTGGTGAAGGAGGATTTGGCCGTGTCTTCAAAGGTTGGATAGATGAGCAAACTTTTGCTCCCTCGAAGCCTGGATTCGGTCTGGTTGTTGCTGTCAAGAGGCTGAAAACAGAGGGTTCCCAAGGACACAAGGAATGGTTG GCTGAAGTCGAACATCTTGGTAAACTTCACCATCCGAATCTTGTTAAGCTCATTGGTCACTGTCAAGAGGGTGATCATCGACTTCTGGTTTACGAATTCATGCCGAAAGGCAGTTTGGAGAATCACTTATTTAGTA GAGGTGCTCAACCACTTTCTTGGGCAATTAGGATAAAAGTTGCTATAGGTGCAGCTCGGGGGCTCTCATATTTGCATAACGCAGAGCCACAAGTTATATATCGAGATGTTAAGGCCTCAAATATTTTACTTGATTCG GACTTCAATGGCAAACTTTCGGATTTTGGTTTAGCAAAAGCTGGTCCTACTGGAGATCGAACTCATATCTCCACGCAAGTCATGGGTACTCAGGGATATGCAGCTCCGGAGTATATGGCCACAG GCCGACTTTCTGCAAAGGCTGATGTCTACAGCTTTGGGGTTGTGTTGTTAGAGCTCTTATCCGGCCGTAGTGCTCttgacaaaaacaaaattagtaCTGAGCAGAATCTAGTAGAGTGGTCAAAAACATACCTCTGTGACAAACACAAGTTGTTCCGTATCATGGACACCAAATTGGAGGGCCAGTATCCTAAGAAAAGCGCCTTTGCTGTCGCTAGTCTCGCCCTCCAGTGCATCAGTGGAGAAGCTAAACTCCGGCCTCGCATGTCGGAGGTTTTAGCAACATTGGAACAGTTACAAGACCCAAAAGGCTTGGCAAAACTACAATTCCATGCAACTAGAGATGCAGTAAATACGTATTATGACAAAGCAACCAAACGTCACTATTCTGCGATGAAATCACCGATGAGACGTCAACCTGCACCACATTATTCAACTCCATCAGTATCTCCATTGCCTCCAAATCGGTATTCTCCTCGGTATTCTCCCCATCTTCACTGA
- the LOC120283908 gene encoding galactose mutarotase-like: MASNLKLFIYLLVFFLVCATNGSARKMVGIYELKKGDFSVKVTNWGATIISVVVPDSKGNLADVVLGYDSIAEYVNNTAYFGALVGRVINRISGARFVLNGTAYRLYANDGKNSLHGGHRGFSHVIWTVQEQSNGEFPYITFYYHSFDGEQGFPGDLDVLVTYKISGKYKLDVIMHATPRNKATPVNLGQHTYWNLGGEGSGDILSNSVQIFSSKMTPLDKNLIPTGEITTVAGTPYDFRKPMTVGSRIKETNGGYNINYVLDSPTEDQGMRKAAVVKDSKTGRVLELWTNQPGVQFYTSNYLNVKGKGGHVYNQYGALCLETQGFPDAVNHPTFPTTIVNPGQVYRHYMAHKFSFQ; this comes from the exons ATGGCTTCAAATCTAAAACTATTCATTTATCTGCTGGTTTTCTTCTTGGTTTGTGCTACAAATGGAAGTGCAAGAAAGATGGTGGGGATTTATGAGCTCAAGAAGGGAGATTTCTCAGTGAAAGTTACCAACTGGGGAGCAACTATCATCTCTGTTGTTGTTCCTGATTCAAAAG GGAATTTGGCTGATGTTGTTCTTGGATATGATAGCATTGCTGAATATGTT AACAACACAGCTTATTTTGGAGCATTGGTCGGGCGTGTTATTAATAGAATCTCAGGAGCACGATTCGTCTTGAATGGAACTGCATACAGGTTATATGCTAATGATGGAAAGAACTCACTCCATG GTGGACATCGAGGATTCAGTCATGTAATTTGGACTGTCCAAGAACAATCAAATGGTGAATTCCCTTATATTACCTTCTACTACCACAGTTTCGACGGGGAACAAG GATTTCCCGGAGATCTCGATGTGCTTGTAACATACAAGATCTCCGGCAAGTACAAGCTAGATGTGATCATGCACGCAACACCAAGAAACAAAGCGACGCCTGTAAATCTCGGGCAACACACTTATTGGAATCTCGGTGGAGAAGGCAGTGGCGACATCCTGTCTAACTCCGTCCAAATCTTCTCTTCAAAAATGACTCCATTGGACAAAAACCTCATACCTACCGGAGAGATCACTACTGTTGCAGGAACTCCATATGACTTTCGTAAGCCTATGACGGTCGGGAGCAGAATCAAGGAAACCAATGGAGGGTATAATATCAATTATGTGCTTGATTCTCCGACGGAAGATCAAGGCATGAGAAAGGCTGCAGTTGTTAAGGATAGCAAGACTGGTCGAGTACTTGAATTGTGGACGAACCAGCCAGGAGTGCAGTTCTATACTAGCAACTACTTGAATGTCAAGGGGAAGGGCGGACATGTGTATAACCAGTATGGTGCGCTGTGTTTAGAGACACAAGGGTTTCCTGATGCTGTGAACCACCCTACATTTCCTACTACGATTGTGAATCCTGGACAGGTTTACAGACACTACATGGCACACAAATTCTCCTTCCAGTAG
- the LOC120283905 gene encoding LOW QUALITY PROTEIN: putative pentatricopeptide repeat-containing protein At3g05240 (The sequence of the model RefSeq protein was modified relative to this genomic sequence to represent the inferred CDS: deleted 1 base in 1 codon) has protein sequence MMTCIMKGNAFKWNSVLRGFLESNAPRKVLLGYACMRRRGLNIDSHTLGFVIKACGLFMISVTGCEQVHSQVLKLGFESEVVIQTAVLKMYGTFGDFVSAQKVFDETPQRDVVLWNALVSLYAQRNHPYEAILGAHAMIAEDVRPNEVTVVSVASACCQLKALQQGKLLHAYAIKNLLGFDMILSNALIDMYAKCGCLSSARRLFGMIRSRNVITWTSMISGYCYNGFLHEAVAMFKEMQAVHVRADEVTMLGMVSTCAKMGDSELGNWVDQYIEKNGYMDSVCMVNALIDMHSKCGNIEKACQIFEEMKVRTLVSWTSMIQGLALHGHGVEALVRFSQMQREGFKPDKVVFLNVLNACSHAGLAMEGMQCFKSMIEEHGVDPWMEHYGSMVDLLCKVGLVKDAFDFIMSMPIKPDPVIWRALIRACQDQGEADLASQALSRLFELEPEHSGNYILKSNFLATIEEWDSVKEVRDDMAITRIAKRDPGFSSIEVS, from the exons ATGATGACTTGCATCATGAAAGGGAATGCTTTCAAATGGAACAGTGTTTTAAGAGGATTCCTGGAAAGTAATGCTCCAAGAAAAGTACTTTTAGGTTATGCATGCATGAGAAGGAGAGGTCTGAACATTGATAGTCACACACTAGGGTTTGTCATCAAGGCTTGTGGTCTCTTCATGATTAGTGTTACTGGATGTGAACAAGTGCATTCACAAGTTCTTAAATTAGGGTTTGAATCAGAGGTTGTAATACAGACTGCAGTTTTGAAGATGTATGGAACT TTTGGAGATTTTGTCTCTGCACagaaggtgtttgatgaaactCCCCAAAGAGATGTGGTTCTGTGGAATGCTCTTGTTTCTTTATATGCCCAAAGAAATCACCCATATGAAGCCATTCTAGGTGCACATGCCATGATTGCAGAGGATGTTAGGCCTAATGAAGTCACTGTGGTTAGTGTTGCATCTGCTTGTTGTCAATTGAAGGCTCTGCAACAAGGGAAGTTGTTGCATGCATATGCAATAAAGAATCTTTTAGGATTTGATATGATATTGAGTAATGCGTTGATCGATATGTATGCAAAGTGTGGGTGTTTATCTAGTGCTCGACGGCTTTTTGGGATGATTAGAAGTAGGAATGTGATCACTTGGACTTCCATGATCAGTGGTTATTGTTATAATGGTTTTTTGCATGAGGCTGTGGCAATGTTTAAGGAAATGCAGGCAGTGCATGTGAGAGCAGATGAAGTGACCATGTTAGGTATGGTTTCTACGTGCGCGAAAATGGGAGATTCAGAGTTAGGGAATTGGGTTGATCAGTACATCGAAAAGAATGGATACATGGATAGTGTTTGTATGGTGAATGCTCTCATTGATATGCACAGTAAGTGTGGAAATATAGAGAAGGCGTGTCAGATTTTTGAAGAGATGAAGGTGAGAACTCTCGTTTCTTGGACTTCAATGATACAAGGATTGGCACTACATGGTCATGGTGTTGAGGCCCTTGTTCGGTTCTCACAGATGCAGAGGGAGGGATTTAAGCCTGATAAAGTTGTCTTTCTTAATGTTCTGAATGCTTGTAGTCATGCAGGGTTAGCAATGGAGGGAATGCAGTGCTTCAAATCTATGATTGAGGAACATGGTGTGGATCCTTGGATGGAGCACTATGGAAGCATGGTGGATCTATTATGCAAAGTGGGATTAGTGAAGGATGCTTTTGATTTCATAATGAGTATGCCCATCAAACCAGATCCTGTGATATGGCGAGCGCTGATCAGAGCTTGTCAAGATCAAGGAGAGGCTGATTTAGCAAGTCAGGCACTGTCGAGATTGTTCGAGTTAGAACCTGAGCATAGTGGAAACTACATACTGAAATCGAATTTTCTTGCGACAATTGAAGAGTGGGATAGTGTCAAGGAAGTAAGAGATGACATGGCAATCACCAGAATAGCTAAAAGGGATCCGGGTTTCAGTTCAATTGAG GTATCATGA
- the LOC120283909 gene encoding galactose mutarotase-like, with the protein MASNIKLFIYLLVFFLVCASNGSSRKMVGMYEIKKGDFSVKVTNWGATIISVVLPDSKGNLADVVLGYDTIAQYVNGSGYLGALVGRVANRIGGARFVLNGKVYRLYANDGNNTLHGGHRGFSHVIWTVHEISNGEFPYITFYYHSFDGEQGFPGALDVFVTYKISDKYKLDVIMKATAINKATPVNLAQHAYWNLGGDGSGDILSNSVQIFASKITLVDKELIPTGEIATVAGTPYDFRTPMTVGSRIKEVNVGYDINYVLDAPKDDQGMRKAAIVKDNKTGRVLELWTNQPGVQLYTGNFLKNVKGKNGHVYNQYGALCLETQGFPDAVNHPTFPSTIVNPGEVYTHYMKFKFSY; encoded by the exons ATGGCTTCAAATATAAAACTATTCATCTATCTGTTGGTTTTCTTCTTGGTTTGTGCTTCAAATGGAAGTTCAAGAAAGATGGTGGGGATGTATGAGATCAAGAAGGGAGATTTCTCAGTGAAAGTTACCAACTGGGGAGCAACTATCATTTCTGTTGTTCTTCCTGATTCAAAAG GGAATTTGGCTGATGTTGTTCTTGGATATGATACAATTGCTCAATATGTT AATGGCTCAGGTTATCTTGGAGCATTGGTCGGGCGCGTCGCTAATAGAATTGGAGGAGCACGATTCGTCTTGAATGGAAAAGTATACAGGTTATATGCTAATGATGGAAATAACACACTCCATG GTGGACATCGAGGATTCAGTCATGTCATTTGGACTGTCCATGAGATATCAAATGGTGAATTCCCATATATTACCTTCTACTACCACAGTTTCGACGGGGAACAAGG TTTCCCTGGTGCTCTCGACGTGTTTGTAACCTACAAGATCTCCGACAAGTACAAGCTAGATGTGATCATGAAAGCAACGGCAATAAACAAAGCGACACCGGTGAATCTCGCGCAACATGCATATTGGAATCTCGGCGGAGATGGCAGTGGTGACATCCTATCCAACTCGGTCCAAATCTTTGCTTCGAAAATCACTTTGGTAGACAAAGAACTCATCCCTACAGGAGAGATTGCTACTGTTGCAGGAACTCCCTATGATTTCCGTACACCTATGACAGTCGGGAGCCGAATAAAGGAAGTCAATGTGGGTTATGATATCAACTACGTGCTCGATGCACCCAAAGATGATCAAGGCATGAGAAAGGCTGCAATTGTTAAGGATAATAAGACCGGTCGAGTACTTGAATTGTGGACAAACCAGCCAGGAGTGCAGCTCTATACTGGTAACTTCTTGAAGAATGTAAAGGGGAAGAATGGACATGTCTATAACCAGTACGGCGCGCTGTGTTTAGAGACACAAGGATTTCCTGATGCTGTGAACCACCCTACATTCCCTTCTACAATTGTGAATCCTGGAGAGGTTTATACACACTACATGAAGTTTAAATTCTCCTATTAA
- the LOC120283906 gene encoding probable serine/threonine-protein kinase PBL3 isoform X1 — MGNCVHTSSRVESSHIPHNSSEPSKFTGKTNISSVSSILTAHYSSKSTCDKLPSPRTEGGILSSSKLKIFTFNELKNATRNFRPDSFIGEGGFGRVFKGWIDEQTFAPSKPGFGLVVAVKRLKTEGSQGHKEWLAEVEHLGKLHHPNLVKLIGHCQEGDHRLLVYEFMPKGSLENHLFSRGAQPLSWAIRIKVAIGAARGLSYLHNAEPQVIYRDVKASNILLDSDFNGKLSDFGLAKAGPTGDRTHISTQVMGTQGYAAPEYMATGRLSAKADVYSFGVVLLELLSGRSALDKNKISTEQNLVEWSKTYLCDKHKLFRIMDTKLEGQYPKKSAFAVASLALQCISGEAKLRPRMSEVLATLEQLQDPKGLAKLQFHATRDAVNTYYDKATKRHYSAMKSPMRRQPAPHYSTPSVSPLPPNRYSPRYSPHLH, encoded by the exons ATGGGAAACTGTGTGCACACTTCGTCAAGGGTTGAGAGCTCTCATATCCCTCACAATTCTTCTG AGCCTTCAAAATTCACAGGCAAAACAAATATTAGTTCAGTGTCTTCGATTTTGACGGCTCATTATAGTTCCAAAAGTACTTGTGACAAACTTCCTAGTCCACGAACTGAAGGCGGGATATTGTCATCGTCAAAATTGAAGATCTTCACATTCAATGAACTGAAGAATGCCACAAGAAATTTTCGCCCAGATAGTTTTATTGGTGAAGGAGGATTTGGCCGTGTCTTCAAAGGTTGGATAGATGAGCAAACTTTTGCTCCCTCGAAGCCTGGATTCGGTCTGGTTGTTGCTGTCAAGAGGCTGAAAACAGAGGGTTCCCAAGGACACAAGGAATGGTTG GCTGAAGTCGAACATCTTGGTAAACTTCACCATCCGAATCTTGTTAAGCTCATTGGTCACTGTCAAGAGGGTGATCATCGACTTCTGGTTTACGAATTCATGCCGAAAGGCAGTTTGGAGAATCACTTATTTAGTA GAGGTGCTCAACCACTTTCTTGGGCAATTAGGATAAAAGTTGCTATAGGTGCAGCTCGGGGGCTCTCATATTTGCATAACGCAGAGCCACAAGTTATATATCGAGATGTTAAGGCCTCAAATATTTTACTTGATTCG GACTTCAATGGCAAACTTTCGGATTTTGGTTTAGCAAAAGCTGGTCCTACTGGAGATCGAACTCATATCTCCACGCAAGTCATGGGTACTCAGGGATATGCAGCTCCGGAGTATATGGCCACAG GCCGACTTTCTGCAAAGGCTGATGTCTACAGCTTTGGGGTTGTGTTGTTAGAGCTCTTATCCGGCCGTAGTGCTCttgacaaaaacaaaattagtaCTGAGCAGAATCTAGTAGAGTGGTCAAAAACATACCTCTGTGACAAACACAAGTTGTTCCGTATCATGGACACCAAATTGGAGGGCCAGTATCCTAAGAAAAGCGCCTTTGCTGTCGCTAGTCTCGCCCTCCAGTGCATCAGTGGAGAAGCTAAACTCCGGCCTCGCATGTCGGAGGTTTTAGCAACATTGGAACAGTTACAAGACCCAAAAGGCTTGGCAAAACTACAATTCCATGCAACTAGAGATGCAGTAAATACGTATTATGACAAAGCAACCAAACGTCACTATTCTGCGATGAAATCACCGATGAGACGTCAACCTGCACCACATTATTCAACTCCATCAGTATCTCCATTGCCTCCAAATCGGTATTCTCCTCGGTATTCTCCCCATCTTCACTGA
- the LOC120283906 gene encoding probable serine/threonine-protein kinase PBL3 isoform X3 produces the protein MGNCVHTSSRVESSHIPHNSSGGILSSSKLKIFTFNELKNATRNFRPDSFIGEGGFGRVFKGWIDEQTFAPSKPGFGLVVAVKRLKTEGSQGHKEWLAEVEHLGKLHHPNLVKLIGHCQEGDHRLLVYEFMPKGSLENHLFSRGAQPLSWAIRIKVAIGAARGLSYLHNAEPQVIYRDVKASNILLDSDFNGKLSDFGLAKAGPTGDRTHISTQVMGTQGYAAPEYMATGRLSAKADVYSFGVVLLELLSGRSALDKNKISTEQNLVEWSKTYLCDKHKLFRIMDTKLEGQYPKKSAFAVASLALQCISGEAKLRPRMSEVLATLEQLQDPKGLAKLQFHATRDAVNTYYDKATKRHYSAMKSPMRRQPAPHYSTPSVSPLPPNRYSPRYSPHLH, from the exons ATGGGAAACTGTGTGCACACTTCGTCAAGGGTTGAGAGCTCTCATATCCCTCACAATTCTTCTG GCGGGATATTGTCATCGTCAAAATTGAAGATCTTCACATTCAATGAACTGAAGAATGCCACAAGAAATTTTCGCCCAGATAGTTTTATTGGTGAAGGAGGATTTGGCCGTGTCTTCAAAGGTTGGATAGATGAGCAAACTTTTGCTCCCTCGAAGCCTGGATTCGGTCTGGTTGTTGCTGTCAAGAGGCTGAAAACAGAGGGTTCCCAAGGACACAAGGAATGGTTG GCTGAAGTCGAACATCTTGGTAAACTTCACCATCCGAATCTTGTTAAGCTCATTGGTCACTGTCAAGAGGGTGATCATCGACTTCTGGTTTACGAATTCATGCCGAAAGGCAGTTTGGAGAATCACTTATTTAGTA GAGGTGCTCAACCACTTTCTTGGGCAATTAGGATAAAAGTTGCTATAGGTGCAGCTCGGGGGCTCTCATATTTGCATAACGCAGAGCCACAAGTTATATATCGAGATGTTAAGGCCTCAAATATTTTACTTGATTCG GACTTCAATGGCAAACTTTCGGATTTTGGTTTAGCAAAAGCTGGTCCTACTGGAGATCGAACTCATATCTCCACGCAAGTCATGGGTACTCAGGGATATGCAGCTCCGGAGTATATGGCCACAG GCCGACTTTCTGCAAAGGCTGATGTCTACAGCTTTGGGGTTGTGTTGTTAGAGCTCTTATCCGGCCGTAGTGCTCttgacaaaaacaaaattagtaCTGAGCAGAATCTAGTAGAGTGGTCAAAAACATACCTCTGTGACAAACACAAGTTGTTCCGTATCATGGACACCAAATTGGAGGGCCAGTATCCTAAGAAAAGCGCCTTTGCTGTCGCTAGTCTCGCCCTCCAGTGCATCAGTGGAGAAGCTAAACTCCGGCCTCGCATGTCGGAGGTTTTAGCAACATTGGAACAGTTACAAGACCCAAAAGGCTTGGCAAAACTACAATTCCATGCAACTAGAGATGCAGTAAATACGTATTATGACAAAGCAACCAAACGTCACTATTCTGCGATGAAATCACCGATGAGACGTCAACCTGCACCACATTATTCAACTCCATCAGTATCTCCATTGCCTCCAAATCGGTATTCTCCTCGGTATTCTCCCCATCTTCACTGA